From Dasypus novemcinctus isolate mDasNov1 chromosome 11, mDasNov1.1.hap2, whole genome shotgun sequence, one genomic window encodes:
- the LOC111763144 gene encoding uncharacterized protein, protein MGGKGMEIGRPRRRRSFPEPLEQPGAGVCLVRGGGELDLAAWSGVPCGTASWVCWLPLPVRVGRWSGVGSAVQPGSPHRRSLPATAEPRAAAQLQAAAPPPARAAASSAPVAAPPAPAASSDSSRGGCQPGSLAWLLPFPSLLALSPPPPSIHSLLLFCKAPASLALQGARRHDSGEGDHYADESQKHVGVSNRPQTQSLQNKTMCGARRSREILLRLLHPQELDPGPFPICIVYR, encoded by the exons atggggggaaaggggatggAG ATAGGGAGGCCCCGAAGGCGCAGATCTTTTCCGGAGCCTTTGGAGCAGCCGGGCGCGGGGGTGTGTTTGGTCCGGGGAGGCGGGGAGCTTGACTTAGCAGCGTGGAGTGGGGTCCCGTGTGGCACCGCGTCCTGGGTGTGCTGGCTCCCCCTCCCAGTTCGAGTCGGGCGGTGGAGTGGCGTGGGTTCAGCAGTCCAGCCCGGGAGCCCGCATCGCCGCTCGCTGCCCGCCACCGCCGAGCCGCGCGCAGCTGCCCAGCTGCAGGCTGccgcgccgccgcccgcccgcgccgCTGCCTCCTCCGCGCCTGTCGCCGCTCCCCCCGCGCCGGCTGCGAGCTCGGATTCCTCCCGCGGCGGCTGCCAGCCCGGCTCCCTGGCTTggctccttcctttcccttctcttctcgcGCTATCACCGCCACCTCCTAGCATCCACTCCCTCCTGCTGTTTTGCAAGGCTCCCGCGTCCCTCGCGCTTCAAGGTGCCAGGAG ACACGACTCTGGCGAAGGCGATCATTACGCTGATGAGAGTCAGAAGCACGTGGGTGTCTCCAACCGGCCTCAAACACAGAGccttcaaaacaaaacaatgtgcGGCGCCCGCAGAAGCCGGGAAATCCTCCTGAGGCTACTGCACCCGCAAGAGCTGGACCCAGGGCCCTTTCCCATCTGTATTGTCTACCGCTAG